ACCGTACAGCGCGCGCTGCAGCCGCCGGGCGACCGAGAGATCGCGCGCCGCCACCGTGGCCCCCGTCGGCTTCCCTTCCGCCACCTCGCGGGCGAAAGTCGGGCCGGAAAGAGCCGCGATACGGGGGGCGTGCCCCGGGGACGCCTCCGCGAGAACCTCCGTCATCCGTTTCAGCGTACCGTTCTCCATCCCCTTGGCCAGGGAGACGAGGCACGCGTCGGGGGAGAGGTGCGCCGCCGCCCGGGCCGCCACCTGCCGCAGGTGATGGGACGGGACCGCGAAGATCACCGCCGTCTTCCCGGAAACCGCCTCCGCGAGATCGTTCGTCGGCCGGATCGCCGGGGAAAGCGCGATCCCCGGGAGGAAGGCGCGGTTTTCCCGCCGGTCCCGGAGGTCGGCACACACCTCCGCCTCGTACGCCCACAAGGTGACCGATTCGTGCCGTCCGGCGAGCATCGCGGCGAACGCCGTCCCCCATGACCCCGCCCCGACGACGGCGACCGACTCCTTCCTTTCCCTGTTCACCGCCTCCCCTTCCTTGGCGCCCTCACGGCTTCCGTAGACGGGCCTTCAGCCGCTCGATCTTCTCCGTCACGAACGCCGGGTCGCCCCCATCTCCCCGCAGCGCCTCGTACTGGTCGATCGCGCCCGGGAGATCCCCCATCCCCTCAAGCGACTGCGCCACCCCCCAGCGGGCCTGGACCGTGGATTCGCGCTCCGTCGACAGATACAGGAGCTTGCGGAACTCCCGTTCCGCGTCGGCGTACCGTCGCTGCCCGAGGAGCGCGTACGCCAGCATCCATCGTCCCTCCGCGGCGCGGTTCGATTTTGGAAACCGCTTCGTCAGCTCGGCGAGCGCCGCCGCCTGTCGCTCGTCCTCCCCCGCCGCGCCGTACGCCCGAGCGAGGAGGAAGAGCACCTCGTCCTCCCCCTCGAACCGCGGAAACTCCTTCCGGATCCGCTCCAGGTCCGCGGCCGCCGAGGTGGGATCGAGGTATTGCAGAAGGTGGATCTCCGCGGTCCTCATCAACGCGCGGGGCACCTCGGACGCCCTCGGATAGTTGTACACGAGCGACCCGTACGCCTCGAGCGCGGCGGGAAAGTTCCGGTAGTATCCGCCGTAGAGGTCTCCCTGGCGCAGCAGGGCGGCCGGAGCATACCGCGACTGCGGATGGTCCCGGGCGATGTACCGGTAGTCGGAGAGTGCCGCCTCCATCTTCTGCGAAAGGAGCTCCTTCTCCGCCCGCTCGTACCGCTCCCGGGCCGGATCGGCGCACGCCGCCCCCAACAGCAGCCCCCCGCACAGGAACCCGATCCTCCACGCCCTCCCCATCGCTCACTCTTCCTTCTCCGCCAGCCGCGCGATGGAGACGACCCGCTCCTTCTCGGCGAGGCCGATCAGGCGGACACCCTGCGTGTTCCTGCCGATCACCCGCAGATCGCCCATCCCGAGCCGGATGATCTTCCCGCCGTCGGTAACCAGCATCACCTCGTCCGTTTCGACGACCTGGCTGACGCCGACCACGCGGCCGGTCTTCTCCGTCACCTTCAGCGTGATCACGCCCTTGCCACCTCGGGACTGGCTGCGGTACTCCTCGACCGCGGTGCGCTTTCCGTACCCGTGCTCCGTCACGGAGAGGAGCGTTCCCTGGGGCTTGAGGATCTCCATGCCCACGGCGACATCTCCCTTCTCGAGGTCGATGCCGCGCACGCCCACCGCCGCGCGACCCATCGGCCGGACGTCCTCCTCGTGGAACCGGATCGACATCCCCTGGCGGGTGGAGAGGGACACCTCGTCCTGCCCCGTGGTGATGGCGGTCGCGATCAACCGGTCGCCCTCGTTCAGCCCCATGGCGATGATGCCGCCTGCCCGCGGCCGGGAGTACTCCATGAGGTCCGTCTTCTTGATGACCCCCAGCTTCGTCGCCGTCATCACGAACTTCCCCTCGGTGAACTCCCGGACCGGAAGGATCGACGCGATCTCCTCTCCGGGAGAGAGGGAGAGGAGGTTCACGATGGCCCGCCCCTTCGAAGCGCGCCCCGCCTCCGGCAATTCGTGGACCTTCAGCCAATATACTTTCCCCTGGTCCGAGAAGAAGAGAACGTAGGTGTGCATCGAGGCGATGAAGAGCATCGAGACGAAATCCTCCTCCTTCGTCCCCATGCCGACCTTCCCGCGCCCCCCGCGCCGCTGCGTCCGGTAGAGGCTGATCGGGTTCCGCTTGATGTACCCCGTGTGGGAGACGGTGACCACCATCTCCTCGTCCACGATGAGATCCTCGAGCCGCAGGTCCTTCGTCTCGCG
This is a stretch of genomic DNA from Candidatus Deferrimicrobium sp.. It encodes these proteins:
- a CDS encoding NAD(P)H-dependent glycerol-3-phosphate dehydrogenase, with the translated sequence MNRERKESVAVVGAGSWGTAFAAMLAGRHESVTLWAYEAEVCADLRDRRENRAFLPGIALSPAIRPTNDLAEAVSGKTAVIFAVPSHHLRQVAARAAAHLSPDACLVSLAKGMENGTLKRMTEVLAEASPGHAPRIAALSGPTFAREVAEGKPTGATVAARDLSVARRLQRALYG
- a CDS encoding tetratricopeptide repeat protein, encoding MGRAWRIGFLCGGLLLGAACADPARERYERAEKELLSQKMEAALSDYRYIARDHPQSRYAPAALLRQGDLYGGYYRNFPAALEAYGSLVYNYPRASEVPRALMRTAEIHLLQYLDPTSAAADLERIRKEFPRFEGEDEVLFLLARAYGAAGEDERQAAALAELTKRFPKSNRAAEGRWMLAYALLGQRRYADAEREFRKLLYLSTERESTVQARWGVAQSLEGMGDLPGAIDQYEALRGDGGDPAFVTEKIERLKARLRKP